From Paraburkholderia sabiae, a single genomic window includes:
- a CDS encoding permease, which yields MNTTRPTPSPAASTWPIFVLLAIVGLFYVKWFPYYNRAFTAASTHSIGASILMGTAASPPTPSWNAALSYALAYGKAIWQAMVLGLLLGSAVQALLPAHWVARLLGKTGFGSVAAGGLLALPGMMCTCCAAPVVAGLRERQASPGGAIAFWLGNSVLNPATLVFMGFVLGWQWAGLRLVLGVAMVFGLGYLVNRLVTPTEAQTADARLVELVGDQRAGNPFARWLSIFVRMAVRLVPEYIVLILLLGAARAWLFPHVGPEIGNDIVWIVALAVAGMLFVIPTAGEVPIIQAMLSLGMGVGPAGALLMTLPPISVPSLAMLARSFRPRVLTIVAVAVVGFGVLAGLLAIALGF from the coding sequence ATGAACACCACGCGTCCCACTCCTTCGCCCGCCGCTTCGACCTGGCCGATTTTCGTGCTGCTCGCCATCGTCGGACTTTTCTACGTCAAATGGTTTCCGTATTACAACCGCGCGTTCACGGCCGCGTCGACGCATTCGATCGGCGCGTCGATCCTGATGGGCACGGCGGCGAGCCCGCCCACGCCGTCGTGGAACGCGGCGCTCAGCTACGCGCTGGCCTACGGCAAGGCGATCTGGCAGGCGATGGTACTCGGGCTGCTGCTCGGCTCGGCCGTGCAGGCGCTGCTGCCCGCGCATTGGGTCGCGCGTCTGCTCGGCAAGACGGGCTTCGGCAGCGTCGCGGCGGGCGGTTTGCTCGCGCTGCCGGGCATGATGTGCACCTGCTGCGCGGCGCCCGTCGTCGCCGGCTTGCGTGAGCGGCAGGCTTCGCCGGGCGGCGCGATCGCGTTCTGGCTCGGCAATTCGGTGCTCAATCCGGCGACGCTCGTGTTCATGGGCTTCGTGCTCGGCTGGCAGTGGGCCGGTCTGCGGCTCGTGCTCGGCGTCGCGATGGTGTTCGGCCTCGGCTACCTGGTGAACCGGCTCGTGACGCCCACGGAAGCGCAAACAGCCGATGCGCGTCTCGTCGAACTTGTCGGCGATCAACGCGCGGGGAATCCTTTCGCGCGCTGGCTGTCGATCTTCGTACGGATGGCCGTGCGCCTCGTGCCGGAATACATCGTGCTGATCCTCTTGCTCGGCGCGGCGCGCGCCTGGCTGTTTCCGCATGTCGGCCCGGAGATCGGCAACGATATCGTGTGGATCGTCGCGCTGGCTGTCGCCGGGATGCTGTTCGTGATCCCGACGGCGGGCGAGGTGCCCATCATTCAGGCGATGCTGTCGCTCGGCATGGGCGTCGGTCCCGCAGGCGCGCTGCTGATGACGCTGCCGCCTATCAGCGTGCCTTCGCTGGCGATGCTCGCGCGTTCGTTCCGTCCGCGCGTGCTGACCATCGTGGCTGTTGCCGTGGTCGGATTCGGCGTGCTGGCCGGGCTGCTCGCCATCGCGCTCGGATTCTGA
- a CDS encoding ABC transporter permease: protein MDARTYDSPEHPASMRERFAALPANAVNWMAVWRRNYLVWRKLALASMFGNLADPMIYLFGLGFGLGLMVGHVDGVSYISFLAAGTVASSVMMSASFESMYSGFSRMHVQRTWEAIMHTPLTLGDIVLGEVVWAGSKAVLSGVAIMLVAGALGYASFPSMLIALPVIVLAGLAFASTAMIVTALAPSYDFFMFYQTLVLTPMLLLSGVFFPLSQLPPAAQVAAQLLPLAHAVDLIRPAMLDRPIDDAALHVGVLVAYVVVPFCVSAVLFRRRMMR from the coding sequence ACGCCGTCAACTGGATGGCCGTCTGGCGGCGTAACTATCTGGTGTGGCGCAAGCTCGCGCTCGCGTCGATGTTCGGCAATCTCGCCGATCCGATGATCTATCTGTTCGGGCTGGGCTTCGGGCTGGGGCTGATGGTCGGGCATGTCGACGGCGTGTCGTACATCTCGTTTCTCGCGGCGGGGACGGTGGCGTCGAGCGTGATGATGTCGGCGAGCTTCGAATCGATGTATTCCGGCTTCTCGCGGATGCACGTTCAGCGCACGTGGGAGGCGATCATGCATACGCCGCTGACGCTCGGCGACATCGTGCTCGGCGAAGTCGTGTGGGCGGGCAGCAAGGCCGTGCTGTCGGGCGTCGCGATCATGCTGGTGGCGGGCGCGCTCGGCTATGCGAGCTTTCCGTCGATGCTGATCGCGCTGCCCGTGATCGTGCTGGCGGGACTCGCGTTTGCGAGCACGGCGATGATCGTGACGGCGCTCGCCCCATCGTACGATTTCTTCATGTTCTACCAGACGCTGGTGCTCACGCCGATGCTGCTGCTCTCCGGCGTGTTCTTTCCGCTGTCGCAATTGCCGCCCGCCGCGCAGGTGGCCGCGCAGCTGCTGCCGCTCGCGCATGCGGTGGACCTGATCCGGCCCGCGATGCTCGACCGCCCGATCGACGATGCCGCGCTGCATGTCGGCGTGCTGGTTGCGTATGTGGTGGTGCCGTTCTGCGTGTCGGCGGTGCTGTTTCGCCGGCGCATGATGCGCTAA